A single genomic interval of Psychroserpens sp. NJDZ02 harbors:
- the asnS gene encoding asparagine--tRNA ligase, with protein MKSHTVATLLKETKLQEIQIKGWVRTFRANRFIALNDGSTLHNIQCVVDFENTDENLLKRITTGAAVSITGELVESQGKGQTVEVTVTKIEILGDSDPETYPIQPKKHSFEFLRENAHLRTRTSTFSAVMRLRSALSFAVHKYFNDNGFYYMHTPIITGSDAEGAGEMFRVSTLDQKNPPLTEDGNIDQTKNFFGKDTNLTVSGQLEAETYAMSLGKVYTFGPTFRAENSNTTRHLSEFWMIEPEVAFMDLAGNMDLAEDFMKSVISYILEHNADDLEFLDKRLLDDEKTKPQAERSELSLIEKLKFVTENNFKRVSYTEAIDILRNSKPNKKKKFNYIIEEWGADLQSEHERFLVEKHFKCPVILFDYPANIKAFYMRLNEDGKTVRAMDILFPGIGEIVGGSQREERLDVLKEKMAVLDISEEELWWYLDLRKYGTAVHSGFGLGFERLVMFATGMGNIRDVIPYPRTPQNAEF; from the coding sequence ATGAAATCACATACAGTCGCTACTTTACTTAAAGAGACAAAATTACAAGAAATACAAATAAAAGGTTGGGTACGTACCTTTAGAGCTAATAGATTTATTGCTTTAAATGATGGTTCAACATTACATAACATCCAATGTGTAGTCGATTTTGAAAACACAGACGAGAACTTACTAAAACGCATCACAACTGGTGCTGCCGTGTCAATCACAGGAGAATTAGTAGAAAGTCAAGGTAAAGGTCAAACAGTAGAAGTTACCGTTACTAAAATTGAAATTTTAGGAGATTCTGATCCAGAAACTTATCCAATTCAACCCAAAAAACACAGTTTTGAATTTTTAAGAGAAAATGCGCATCTACGCACAAGAACAAGTACGTTTAGTGCTGTTATGCGTTTACGTTCTGCATTATCTTTTGCTGTACATAAGTACTTTAATGATAACGGTTTCTACTATATGCACACCCCAATTATTACAGGGAGTGATGCAGAAGGAGCAGGAGAAATGTTTCGTGTAAGCACATTAGATCAAAAAAACCCTCCTTTAACAGAAGATGGTAATATAGACCAAACCAAAAACTTTTTCGGAAAAGACACTAACCTTACTGTTTCTGGTCAATTAGAAGCAGAAACTTATGCGATGTCTTTAGGTAAAGTCTATACTTTTGGACCAACTTTTAGAGCAGAAAACTCTAATACCACACGTCATTTGTCAGAATTCTGGATGATTGAGCCAGAAGTTGCTTTCATGGATCTTGCTGGAAATATGGACTTAGCAGAAGACTTTATGAAATCTGTGATTAGTTACATTTTAGAACATAATGCGGACGACTTAGAGTTTTTAGACAAACGTCTTTTGGATGATGAAAAAACAAAGCCGCAAGCAGAACGTAGTGAATTGTCATTAATTGAAAAATTAAAGTTCGTTACTGAAAACAATTTCAAACGCGTAAGTTATACTGAAGCTATAGATATACTTAGAAATTCTAAGCCTAACAAGAAAAAGAAATTCAATTATATCATTGAAGAATGGGGTGCCGATTTACAATCAGAACACGAGCGCTTTTTAGTAGAAAAACATTTTAAGTGCCCAGTAATATTATTTGATTATCCGGCAAATATAAAAGCATTTTACATGCGTTTAAACGAAGACGGTAAAACCGTTAGAGCAATGGATATCTTATTTCCTGGTATTGGAGAAATTGTTGGAGGATCACAACGTGAAGAACGTCTTGATGTTTTAAAAGAAAAAATGGCAGTCTTAGATATTTCTGAGGAAGAATTATGGTGGTACTTGGACTTACGTAAATATGGTACAGCTGTTCACTCTGGTTTTGGTCTTGGTTTTGAACGCTTAGTTATGTTTGCAACAGGAATGGGAAATATTAGAGATGTAATACCTTACCCAAGAACACCGCAAAACGCAGAATTTTAA
- the rpoN gene encoding RNA polymerase factor sigma-54 has translation MLKQYLQFKLSQKLSPQQIQLMKLIQLPTQAFEQRLKQELEENPALDTGKEEIVDDFDNDLDNTKDDFDDNDIIDAGDINVDDYLSDDEIPEYRTNTNNYSADDEDKTMPYAAGTSFTQHLVNQLNTYRLSDDERDIAEFLVGSVDESGYIRRELTDIVDDLAFTQSVYTDEEKVSRVLKIVHQLDPAGVGARNLQECLSIQLHRKEKSPDIQLAMDIIDKAFDQFTKKHYKKLMQKFDITEEQLKDAIHEVERLNPKPGGSYAGNNRIVEHVVPDFAIKIVDGQLELTLNGRNAPELHVSREYNNMLKGYKESKDKSKSQKDAVMFIKQKLDAAKWFIDAIKQRQQTLFVTMSSIMNYQKEFFLTGDERNLRPMILKDIADEIEMDVSTVSRVANSKYVDTPYGTKLIKEFFSESMTNDQGEEVSTREIKKILETVIEEESKKKPLTDAALAKILKEKGYPIARRTVAKYREQLDIPVARLRKKI, from the coding sequence ATGCTTAAACAATATTTACAGTTTAAATTATCGCAGAAGTTGTCGCCACAACAAATTCAATTAATGAAATTGATACAGTTGCCGACACAAGCATTTGAACAACGTTTAAAGCAAGAGTTAGAAGAAAATCCTGCATTAGACACAGGGAAAGAAGAAATTGTTGATGACTTCGACAATGACTTAGATAACACTAAAGACGATTTTGACGATAACGACATCATTGATGCGGGAGATATTAACGTCGATGATTACTTAAGTGATGACGAAATCCCGGAATATAGAACAAACACGAATAACTATAGTGCAGATGATGAGGACAAAACCATGCCTTATGCTGCCGGTACTTCTTTTACGCAACATTTAGTCAATCAATTAAACACCTATCGTTTGTCTGATGACGAACGTGATATTGCTGAATTTTTAGTCGGTAGCGTTGACGAGAGTGGCTACATACGTAGAGAACTAACTGATATTGTAGATGACCTTGCCTTTACCCAGAGTGTCTATACTGATGAAGAAAAGGTCTCTAGAGTCCTTAAAATTGTGCATCAATTAGATCCAGCAGGTGTTGGTGCTAGAAACTTACAAGAGTGTTTAAGTATCCAATTACATAGAAAAGAAAAGTCACCAGATATCCAATTGGCAATGGATATTATCGATAAAGCATTTGATCAGTTTACTAAAAAGCATTATAAAAAATTAATGCAAAAATTTGATATAACTGAAGAACAGCTTAAAGATGCGATTCATGAAGTGGAACGTCTTAACCCAAAACCAGGAGGTTCATACGCTGGAAACAATAGAATCGTGGAACACGTTGTTCCTGATTTTGCCATAAAAATAGTGGATGGCCAATTAGAATTAACTCTTAATGGTCGTAATGCTCCAGAACTACACGTTTCTAGAGAGTATAATAATATGCTTAAAGGCTATAAAGAGAGTAAAGACAAGTCTAAATCTCAAAAAGATGCTGTGATGTTTATCAAGCAAAAACTAGATGCCGCAAAATGGTTTATAGACGCTATTAAACAGCGTCAGCAAACTTTATTTGTCACAATGAGCTCTATTATGAATTACCAGAAAGAATTCTTCTTAACCGGCGATGAGCGTAATTTAAGACCAATGATTCTTAAAGATATTGCTGACGAAATTGAAATGGATGTTTCTACAGTTTCTAGAGTTGCTAATAGTAAATATGTAGATACGCCTTACGGTACTAAATTAATCAAAGAATTCTTCTCAGAATCTATGACTAATGATCAAGGTGAAGAAGTCTCTACACGCGAAATCAAAAAAATTCTAGAAACAGTAATTGAAGAAGAAAGTAAAAAGAAACCTTTAACAGATGCTGCTTTAGCCAAAATACTAAAAGAAAAAGGATACCCTATTGCCCGTCGTACCGTCGCTAAATATAGAGAACAATTAGATATACCTGTTGCTAGATTGCGTAAAAAAATATAA
- a CDS encoding porin family protein, protein MAQDNSAKQMVVDSLYREDQFYLGITYNLLSNKPSGVSQNAFSSGLHFGVIRDMPINDNRNKAIGVGLGLSFNAYNDNLLISEGASETTFSVLNEDTDYSKNKFYTYVVEMPIQYRWRTSTPSEYSFWRIYTGLKVGYVFANGTKYIGDPESFKVRNTGAFTKIQYGLTFSAGYNTWNFYLYYGLNDMFDTAQINGESLNISAIKVGLMFYIL, encoded by the coding sequence ATGGCTCAGGACAACTCGGCTAAACAGATGGTGGTAGATTCTCTATATAGAGAGGATCAGTTCTATTTGGGTATAACGTATAATTTACTAAGTAATAAGCCAAGTGGTGTCTCTCAAAATGCGTTTTCAAGCGGGTTGCATTTTGGAGTTATCCGAGATATGCCAATTAATGACAATAGAAATAAAGCAATTGGTGTAGGTTTAGGTTTATCGTTTAATGCCTATAATGATAACCTGTTAATTAGTGAAGGTGCTAGCGAAACTACATTTTCAGTGTTGAATGAGGATACCGATTATTCTAAGAATAAATTTTATACCTACGTTGTAGAAATGCCAATCCAATATAGATGGAGAACATCAACACCGAGTGAATATAGCTTTTGGCGCATTTATACGGGACTTAAGGTTGGTTATGTATTTGCTAACGGAACCAAATACATAGGGGATCCTGAGAGTTTTAAAGTAAGAAATACAGGTGCTTTTACTAAGATACAATATGGCTTGACCTTTAGTGCAGGTTATAATACGTGGAATTTCTATCTGTACTATGGTTTAAATGATATGTTTGATACTGCTCAAATAAATGGAGAATCCCTAAACATAAGCGCAATTAAAGTTGGTTTAATGTTTTATATTTTATAA
- a CDS encoding ExbD/TolR family protein has product MSKFKKEGSKELPAISTASLPDIVFMLLFFFMVATVMRDSSLKIKNNLPSAAETEKLGQKNLIMFIYAGKPSDQYKNMGEDPKIQLNDKFADLKEIAAFVAAERASKREAEIPQLIAALKVDKETNMGLISDIEQQLRKVGQLKINYTTKKGSGLK; this is encoded by the coding sequence ATGTCAAAATTTAAAAAAGAAGGCAGCAAAGAATTGCCAGCTATTTCTACAGCATCATTACCTGATATTGTATTCATGCTATTATTCTTTTTTATGGTAGCAACCGTAATGAGAGACAGCAGTTTGAAAATTAAAAATAATTTACCTTCTGCAGCCGAAACTGAAAAGCTAGGTCAGAAAAATTTAATCATGTTTATATACGCTGGAAAACCTAGTGATCAATATAAAAATATGGGTGAAGATCCTAAGATTCAGTTAAACGATAAGTTTGCTGATTTGAAGGAAATTGCAGCTTTTGTCGCGGCAGAACGTGCTTCTAAGCGTGAAGCTGAAATACCACAATTAATTGCAGCTCTTAAAGTTGATAAAGAAACTAACATGGGTCTTATATCAGATATTGAGCAACAATTACGTAAAGTAGGACAATTGAAAATTAACTATACTACTAAAAAGGGTAGTGGACTTAAATAA
- a CDS encoding ExbD/TolR family protein: MAKRSAPEVNAGSMADIAFLLLIFFLVTTTIEVDSGISSKLPPDVPPPEVKIKQKNIFTVELNKDNQMLVEEEIMKIKDLKAAAIKFIDNGAAEGTGGTKCDYCNGAKDPESSDHPSKAIVSITHSRATDYNTFIVVYDQLVSAYSELRERLAQKLYNRSFKEMELTYDDSKSPQFKSEKLKAKIDDIKGKYPRIISKAEPK, from the coding sequence ATGGCAAAAAGATCAGCACCAGAAGTTAATGCAGGCTCTATGGCTGACATTGCCTTCTTATTATTAATATTCTTCTTAGTTACAACAACTATTGAAGTAGATTCTGGTATTAGTTCAAAACTACCACCAGATGTTCCACCACCCGAAGTTAAAATAAAACAGAAAAACATTTTTACTGTTGAGTTAAATAAGGATAACCAAATGTTGGTTGAGGAGGAAATAATGAAAATTAAAGACCTTAAAGCTGCAGCTATCAAGTTTATTGATAATGGTGCGGCTGAAGGAACTGGGGGGACTAAATGTGATTATTGTAATGGAGCTAAAGATCCGGAGTCTTCAGATCATCCTTCTAAAGCAATTGTTTCAATAACACATTCAAGAGCTACAGATTATAATACTTTTATAGTGGTTTACGATCAGTTGGTAAGTGCTTATTCAGAATTAAGAGAGCGTCTAGCCCAAAAGCTATACAATCGTTCTTTTAAAGAAATGGAATTAACTTATGATGATTCAAAATCTCCTCAATTTAAAAGTGAAAAGTTAAAAGCTAAAATAGATGATATAAAGGGTAAGTATCCTAGAATTATCTCTAAGGCAGAACCAAAATAA
- a CDS encoding MotA/TolQ/ExbB proton channel family protein, whose amino-acid sequence MKRFFSILAIACIMAFGTANATTNAAMTTATTVVLTQEDSNADAATAEGEDLTFHQELKKRFIEGGPGFMGIVLLCLILGLAIAIERIIFLNLSTTNSKKLTQDVEDALQSGGLEAAKEVCRNTKGPVASIFYQGLDRAEGDLDDAEKAVVAYGGVQMGQLEKNVSWISLFIALAPMLGFMGTVIGMIQAFDKIEAAGDMQPSLVAGGIKVALLTTVFGLIVAIILQIFYNYIIAKIDSIVNDMEDSSINLMDILSKYKK is encoded by the coding sequence ATGAAAAGATTTTTTTCTATCCTAGCCATAGCGTGTATCATGGCATTCGGAACTGCAAATGCAACTACTAACGCAGCAATGACGACTGCAACTACTGTAGTACTTACACAAGAAGATTCAAATGCTGATGCTGCAACTGCAGAGGGCGAAGACTTAACGTTTCACCAAGAACTTAAAAAACGTTTTATTGAAGGTGGACCAGGTTTTATGGGTATTGTATTATTATGTTTAATTCTAGGTTTAGCAATTGCTATTGAGAGAATTATCTTTTTAAACTTATCTACAACTAACTCTAAAAAGTTAACTCAAGATGTTGAAGATGCTCTTCAATCTGGTGGTTTAGAAGCTGCTAAAGAAGTTTGTCGTAACACAAAAGGACCAGTTGCCTCTATCTTTTACCAAGGTTTAGACAGAGCGGAAGGTGATTTAGATGATGCTGAAAAAGCTGTTGTAGCTTACGGTGGAGTACAAATGGGACAATTAGAGAAAAACGTATCTTGGATTTCTTTATTTATCGCATTAGCACCAATGTTAGGGTTCATGGGAACTGTAATTGGTATGATCCAAGCTTTTGATAAAATTGAAGCAGCAGGAGATATGCAACCATCTTTAGTAGCAGGGGGTATTAAAGTAGCCTTATTAACTACTGTATTTGGACTTATTGTAGCAATTATATTACAAATTTTTTATAATTATATTATCGCTAAGATTGATAGTATTGTTAACGATATGGAAGATTCTTCTATTAACTTAATGGATATCTTATCTAAGTACAAGAAATAA
- a CDS encoding asparaginase — MTKMIPNILLIYTGGTIGMIKDPETGTLRAFDFENLLDRIPELKLLECTIETYSFEVPIDSSNMNPEYWVQIAEVIETNYEVFDGFVVLHGSDTMSYTASALSFMLEHLAKPVIFTGSQLPIGDLRTDAKENLITSIQIASLQHYNKPVIKEVGLYFEYNLYRANRTTKINAEHFEAFASLNYPDLAESGVHLKVNHEILFKPNPRKKLTVHKNLNANIALVKLFPGITKQVLEAVFNTEGLKGIVLETYGAGNCSTEDWFLELLKKTVQKGIPIVNVTQCSGGSVLMGQYETSEKLKRIGLISGKDITTEAALCKLMYLLGENISANLFKTIYETALRGEMS; from the coding sequence ATGACTAAAATGATCCCGAATATACTCCTTATATATACAGGAGGAACTATAGGTATGATAAAGGATCCGGAAACAGGGACTTTACGTGCTTTTGACTTTGAAAACTTGTTAGATCGTATTCCAGAGTTAAAATTGTTAGAATGTACTATCGAAACGTATTCTTTTGAAGTGCCCATAGATTCTAGTAATATGAATCCAGAGTATTGGGTGCAGATAGCGGAAGTTATCGAGACTAATTACGAGGTGTTTGATGGTTTTGTTGTACTTCATGGTAGTGATACTATGAGTTATACTGCATCTGCTTTAAGTTTTATGTTAGAGCATTTAGCCAAACCTGTGATTTTTACAGGATCACAATTGCCTATTGGAGATTTGCGCACAGATGCCAAAGAAAATTTAATTACTTCAATACAAATAGCATCTTTGCAACATTATAATAAACCAGTTATAAAGGAAGTTGGTTTGTATTTTGAATATAATTTGTACCGGGCTAATCGTACTACAAAGATAAATGCAGAACATTTTGAGGCTTTTGCAAGTTTAAATTACCCAGATTTAGCAGAAAGTGGTGTGCATTTAAAGGTGAATCATGAGATTTTATTTAAGCCTAACCCTAGAAAAAAACTGACAGTTCATAAAAACTTGAATGCAAACATTGCTTTAGTTAAGTTATTTCCAGGTATTACAAAACAAGTTTTGGAAGCTGTTTTTAATACAGAAGGATTAAAAGGTATTGTTTTAGAAACTTATGGTGCCGGAAATTGTAGTACCGAAGATTGGTTTTTAGAATTACTAAAAAAGACGGTGCAAAAAGGGATTCCTATTGTTAATGTAACGCAATGTTCTGGTGGAAGTGTCTTAATGGGACAGTATGAAACTAGCGAAAAGCTTAAAAGAATAGGCTTGATTTCCGGAAAAGACATCACAACGGAGGCTGCTTTGTGTAAATTGATGTATTTATTAGGAGAAAATATTTCGGCTAACTTATTCAAAACCATATATGAAACGGCTTTAAGAGGAGAAATGTCTTAA
- a CDS encoding TatD family hydrolase, whose product MVITDTHTHLYSEAFDEDRAEVMQRTLDAGVSRLFIPAIDSTYTASMLQLEKDYPDHVFLMMGLHPTHVKENYKEELEHVVDMLTTHKFYAVGEIGIDLYWDKSTLAIQQDAFRQQIKLAKEYKLPIVIHCREAFDEIFEILEEEKADDLYGIFHCFSGTLEQAHQAISYNMKLGIGGVATFKNGKIDQFLNEIDLKHIVLETDSPYLAPKPYRGKRNESSYILKVVEKLSEIYDLPEQEIADITTENSKKVFGI is encoded by the coding sequence ATGGTAATTACAGATACACACACACATTTATATAGTGAAGCTTTTGATGAGGATAGAGCCGAAGTGATGCAACGGACATTGGACGCGGGGGTTTCTAGATTGTTTATTCCTGCAATAGATAGTACTTATACTGCAAGTATGTTACAATTGGAAAAGGATTATCCTGACCATGTTTTTTTAATGATGGGTTTGCATCCTACGCATGTTAAGGAAAATTACAAAGAAGAATTAGAGCATGTCGTAGATATGCTGACTACTCATAAGTTTTATGCAGTAGGGGAGATTGGTATTGATTTATATTGGGATAAAAGCACGTTGGCAATACAGCAGGACGCCTTTAGACAACAAATTAAATTAGCAAAAGAATATAAATTACCCATAGTAATACACTGTCGGGAAGCTTTTGATGAGATTTTTGAAATTTTAGAAGAAGAGAAAGCTGACGATTTATACGGAATTTTTCATTGTTTTTCTGGTACTTTGGAACAAGCGCATCAGGCCATTTCGTATAATATGAAACTAGGTATTGGTGGCGTGGCTACTTTTAAAAATGGAAAGATTGATCAGTTTTTAAATGAAATAGATTTAAAACACATCGTTTTAGAAACAGATTCCCCTTATTTAGCACCAAAACCTTATAGAGGTAAACGAAATGAAAGTAGCTATATATTAAAGGTTGTAGAAAAATTGTCTGAGATTTACGACCTGCCAGAGCAGGAAATTGCGGATATTACTACAGAGAATTCAAAAAAGGTGTTTGGGATTTAA
- a CDS encoding tetratricopeptide repeat protein, giving the protein MQEQDYILFENYLSDNLSKEEHIAFEARLNSDLSFRKTFVVYKEFSENLEYEIGNESKTADFKANLDNISFQYFNKEDVKSEVTSSKKTFSFYKYAVAASIALLMGFFVYNQFSEGANYSDFNTHETVDFTVRGAEGNVGLLIKTTKAFNDKEYEKANVYLEELLVSDPENIEYNFYYAITNIELNNFAKAETILISISKGSSAYSNRAKWYLALSKLKQDENEACISVLKTIPEDADDYSQALQLLNKLK; this is encoded by the coding sequence ATGCAAGAACAAGATTACATCCTTTTTGAAAACTATTTATCAGACAATTTAAGCAAAGAGGAACATATTGCTTTTGAGGCTAGACTAAATTCTGATCTTTCATTCCGCAAAACATTTGTAGTCTACAAAGAGTTTTCTGAAAATTTGGAATATGAAATTGGAAATGAAAGTAAAACAGCAGATTTTAAGGCTAATTTAGATAATATCTCATTTCAATATTTTAACAAAGAAGATGTAAAGTCGGAAGTTACATCGTCTAAGAAGACATTTAGTTTCTATAAATATGCAGTAGCAGCAAGTATAGCTTTGTTAATGGGGTTTTTTGTGTATAACCAATTTTCTGAGGGTGCCAATTATTCGGATTTTAATACACATGAGACTGTAGATTTTACAGTAAGAGGAGCAGAAGGTAATGTTGGTTTGCTAATTAAGACAACTAAAGCATTCAACGATAAAGAATATGAAAAAGCTAATGTATATTTAGAAGAATTATTGGTAAGCGATCCGGAAAATATCGAGTATAATTTTTACTATGCGATTACTAATATAGAGTTAAATAATTTCGCTAAAGCGGAAACCATATTAATTTCAATATCAAAAGGAAGTTCTGCTTATAGTAACAGAGCTAAATGGTATTTGGCATTAAGTAAGTTAAAACAAGATGAAAATGAAGCGTGTATCTCGGTTTTAAAAACGATACCAGAAGATGCTGATGATTATAGTCAAGCCTTACAATTATTAAATAAACTTAAATAA
- a CDS encoding RNA polymerase sigma factor produces the protein MSAKKIHEDQKYVDGLVANNSFIIQAIYDKFAPKVINYIKQNSGDVDSAQDIIQETIITIYNQGSQKKLQLTCPFDAYFFLLCKRKWLNYLKKNNKKEVTINEEVLSKDDDAQELSFETSVFEGKQALFNEMFQKLGDACKDLLKATFKIKSMDEVAKSLNVSYAYARKKKSLCIGQLTKLVQESPTFNQLNH, from the coding sequence ATGAGTGCAAAAAAAATACACGAAGACCAGAAGTATGTTGATGGATTAGTAGCCAACAACTCCTTTATTATACAAGCTATATATGATAAGTTTGCACCTAAAGTGATTAATTATATAAAGCAAAATAGTGGTGATGTGGATAGTGCACAAGACATTATACAAGAAACCATTATAACTATTTATAATCAAGGGAGTCAAAAAAAGTTACAGTTAACATGTCCTTTTGATGCTTACTTTTTTTTACTATGTAAACGTAAGTGGTTAAACTATTTGAAAAAAAATAATAAAAAGGAGGTAACAATTAATGAAGAGGTGTTATCTAAGGATGACGACGCACAAGAATTGTCTTTTGAAACTTCTGTATTTGAAGGTAAACAAGCTTTGTTTAATGAGATGTTTCAAAAACTTGGCGATGCCTGTAAAGATTTGCTAAAGGCTACATTTAAAATTAAATCGATGGACGAAGTAGCCAAAAGCCTTAATGTAAGTTACGCTTACGCTAGAAAGAAAAAATCACTGTGTATTGGGCAATTAACCAAGTTAGTTCAAGAGTCGCCAACATTTAATCAACTTAATCATTAG
- a CDS encoding PKD domain-containing protein has product MKTIIAIFFTISITPLSFGQDTQTDTTTRIATITYKTIGNQVQFTPNTPELNQIAGAPKAFYTNYWEFGDGTYSKENNPTKAYKKAGDYQVRLWATNNYETGKPPTTRPKKIRIDNVDNALNEQASMEEGIDLQRNREPIPEEEIVVIFKYKNTKNYTTNGKLYLFYNETAYNNDNFILTDTRTHHGETALENDNLVYVSKSENNAFYASAETKSLRTYLSPQDSTERQNLPLTLEDAKANYKNSSKLSFSAMQPNEERNVFYTLTTTPEMLKDTSAIISVRGVYVPDDNYDNHNVKDMEMEIVTSHDPNKMSSNATFLNYRLVRFKKPKFKIRFQNNGEGPANTIKLETDIPDMFDKTTIEVLDMYPKVKICPKYEVTYSCLDTTYTKKQAIFTFKNIYLPGSEQKNVKEYDSTKGFVQYKIKFGKDFHKKKTKSRTAIIFDKNDPIITNYSTTRFLPGISIGAKAGYNSFSDLDNSKSYFVGATISPYKSYKWYWQVEFLNSFHSYDGQSNFTNTLIENTPVGFPYYERKTTSKTYNNVDWELPVLARYNINNYIGLGAGLQGMFSISEKSKATATTAYFEDEAGTFPVPNLDTTTTNSSESSGFTNFRTGFLVEATVGFARIGPSVGARYVFNFKENYNYMQLYAIWKF; this is encoded by the coding sequence ATGAAAACTATAATCGCTATATTTTTTACCATAAGTATTACACCCCTTTCTTTTGGGCAAGATACACAAACAGACACCACAACACGTATTGCGACAATCACCTATAAAACAATTGGCAACCAAGTACAATTTACACCCAACACCCCAGAATTAAACCAAATCGCAGGTGCACCAAAAGCATTTTACACCAATTATTGGGAGTTTGGAGATGGTACTTATAGTAAAGAAAATAACCCAACAAAAGCTTATAAAAAAGCAGGTGATTACCAGGTTAGACTTTGGGCGACTAATAACTACGAAACTGGAAAACCGCCGACAACAAGACCCAAAAAAATCCGCATAGATAATGTAGACAACGCTCTTAACGAGCAAGCTTCCATGGAAGAAGGTATTGACTTACAACGTAATCGAGAGCCTATTCCCGAAGAAGAAATCGTGGTGATTTTTAAATACAAAAACACTAAAAACTATACAACAAATGGTAAACTATATTTATTTTACAACGAAACGGCTTACAACAACGACAACTTTATACTAACAGATACAAGAACACATCACGGAGAAACCGCACTAGAAAATGACAACTTAGTTTATGTCTCTAAATCTGAGAACAATGCTTTTTACGCTTCCGCTGAAACTAAAAGTTTACGTACTTATCTTAGCCCACAAGATTCTACAGAAAGACAAAACCTACCACTAACACTTGAGGATGCTAAAGCTAATTACAAAAACTCTAGCAAATTAAGCTTTAGTGCAATGCAACCTAACGAAGAGCGCAATGTGTTTTACACCTTAACAACAACACCAGAAATGTTAAAGGATACTAGTGCAATAATTTCTGTTAGAGGTGTCTATGTCCCAGATGATAATTATGACAACCATAATGTAAAAGACATGGAAATGGAAATTGTCACCTCTCATGATCCAAACAAAATGTCTTCCAATGCTACATTTTTAAACTACAGATTGGTTCGTTTCAAAAAACCAAAATTTAAAATTAGATTTCAAAATAACGGAGAAGGCCCTGCAAATACAATTAAACTAGAAACTGATATACCCGATATGTTTGACAAAACCACTATTGAAGTTTTAGACATGTATCCAAAAGTAAAAATATGTCCTAAATATGAAGTCACCTATAGTTGTCTAGACACTACTTACACGAAAAAGCAAGCCATTTTTACATTCAAAAACATATACCTTCCAGGAAGCGAGCAAAAAAATGTAAAAGAATATGATTCCACTAAAGGATTTGTGCAATACAAAATTAAGTTTGGAAAGGATTTTCATAAGAAAAAAACAAAATCACGTACTGCTATCATATTTGACAAAAATGATCCGATAATAACCAACTACTCTACTACCCGATTTTTACCTGGTATTTCTATTGGCGCAAAAGCAGGTTATAATTCATTTTCAGATTTAGACAATTCAAAAAGTTACTTTGTTGGTGCTACAATATCGCCTTACAAATCTTACAAATGGTATTGGCAAGTCGAGTTTTTAAACAGTTTTCATAGTTATGACGGCCAATCCAATTTTACCAATACATTAATTGAAAATACGCCAGTCGGTTTCCCGTATTACGAGCGTAAAACTACTTCAAAAACTTACAACAATGTAGATTGGGAACTTCCCGTTTTAGCTAGATACAACATTAATAACTACATTGGTTTAGGCGCAGGATTACAAGGTATGTTTTCGATTAGCGAAAAAAGTAAGGCAACAGCAACTACTGCTTATTTTGAAGATGAAGCTGGCACGTTTCCAGTACCTAACTTGGATACAACCACAACAAACTCATCAGAATCTTCTGGTTTTACAAACTTCAGAACAGGATTTTTAGTGGAAGCCACAGTCGGTTTTGCAAGAATTGGACCTAGTGTTGGCGCACGTTACGTATTTAACTTTAAAGAAAACTACAACTATATGCAATTGTATGCCATATGGAAATTCTAA